A window from Sphingobacterium hotanense encodes these proteins:
- a CDS encoding YcbK family protein: MSSKNGLVLAILAAAVQHGIKTDGDYLEFNINSKNFQLTESFKLHEFLTKNKSNTFTRINANIIAELQTLRTIFGTPVGVSSSYRSPQYNKSVNGATSSEHILGNALDTYPINGNIKGWKSTIKNFKTSGGTGYYKNFVHIDSGKTRTWNG, translated from the coding sequence ATGAGCTCTAAAAATGGACTAGTTCTGGCCATCCTGGCGGCAGCTGTCCAGCATGGAATTAAAACCGATGGTGACTATCTAGAGTTCAACATCAATTCTAAAAACTTTCAACTGACCGAGAGTTTCAAGCTTCATGAATTCTTAACAAAGAACAAGTCTAATACCTTTACCAGGATAAATGCAAACATTATTGCTGAACTACAAACATTGCGTACAATATTTGGAACTCCAGTTGGAGTTTCTTCCAGCTACCGGTCGCCGCAGTATAACAAGTCGGTCAATGGAGCGACTTCTAGTGAGCACATCTTGGGAAACGCGTTAGATACCTACCCCATTAATGGGAATATCAAAGGATGGAAATCGACAATTAAGAATTTCAAAACATCTGGCGGAACCGGTTATTATAAGAACTTTGTTCATATTGATTCCGGAAAGACTAGGACTTGGAATGGATAA
- a CDS encoding DUF6712 family protein, which translates to MIIKDNSTLRKLTTSWYESNDFDRIQQHIELETDELSKIVGDDVINQAKAIADNLSPSESDMNLLQKVQLPIALMSVYRYFQLNIVSHDQSTRKIKVDSDNEKLPWEWMLDRDDKAHLSGAQRAIDQLISYLDKTENEHWIDSPQKKAAKRLFVNNTEVFGDYYPIDNSARFYYLCIPLLQEVQSLELRPALGDDYRSLLDAFQNDDLNEYQGELLELTQRAQVLSTISLAVRRLNTQVLPVGIVKKLQSESQSLNASRPATKEEISYFGKRMEEDAFNFIDKIKRKRYEQTPEYLEYKLLPRNDPKSKFAST; encoded by the coding sequence ATGATTATTAAGGATAATAGCACACTAAGAAAGCTAACTACTTCCTGGTACGAATCGAATGACTTCGACCGGATTCAGCAACATATCGAACTTGAGACCGATGAACTGTCAAAGATTGTTGGAGATGACGTAATCAACCAAGCTAAGGCCATTGCGGACAACCTCTCTCCTAGCGAATCGGACATGAATTTGTTGCAAAAAGTCCAGCTTCCCATAGCACTCATGTCAGTGTATCGCTACTTCCAGTTGAACATTGTTTCGCACGATCAGTCAACTAGGAAGATAAAAGTAGATTCCGATAACGAAAAACTACCCTGGGAATGGATGTTAGATAGAGATGACAAAGCCCATCTATCCGGCGCGCAACGTGCTATTGATCAATTGATCTCTTACCTCGACAAAACGGAAAACGAACATTGGATAGACTCCCCTCAAAAAAAGGCAGCGAAGAGACTATTTGTGAATAATACTGAAGTTTTTGGAGATTATTATCCAATCGACAATTCAGCGAGATTTTATTATCTATGCATTCCTCTGCTACAAGAAGTCCAATCTCTCGAGTTACGTCCGGCATTAGGAGACGATTATCGATCACTTTTAGATGCGTTTCAGAATGATGATCTTAACGAATATCAGGGAGAACTATTAGAACTTACCCAGCGCGCACAAGTTCTGTCTACGATATCGCTTGCTGTGCGCAGGTTGAATACTCAGGTCCTTCCTGTTGGTATAGTAAAGAAGCTACAGTCTGAAAGCCAATCTCTCAACGCAAGCCGTCCTGCGACGAAAGAAGAAATATCCTATTTCGGAAAACGAATGGAAGAAGATGCCTTTAACTTTATCGATAAGATAAAAAGAAAGCGATATGAGCAGACTCCAGAATATCTGGAATACAAGCTTCTGCCACGAAATGATCCAAAAAGCAAATTTGCAAGTACATAG
- a CDS encoding S49 family peptidase, with amino-acid sequence MQRKIAANWQHHLLSAIIRGHFMISPELALGLGTQIDSILNSSQLYSKELMALDNINIMAYEDDEEHEADEIGNEGAKVIVLPVKGTMLKYGTLCSYGMDEIAYYTKYFAAKENVSALVLDIDSGGGAVNAVPPMLEAIDFVKSIGKPIVAHCDAACSAAYWTASACDYIFANNDVSSVFGSIGVMLSFIDMVPYYEAMGAKFHEVYAQQSTEKNLAFQNLLKGEYDQIKEEMLNPLAIKFQNAVKMNRPKLNLEIPGILSGSTYQGSKSVEAGLADRIGTLTDAINYASVMAWEKSN; translated from the coding sequence ATGCAACGGAAAATAGCTGCCAACTGGCAACATCATCTTTTATCAGCCATTATTAGAGGCCATTTCATGATCAGCCCGGAACTAGCATTGGGGCTAGGAACTCAGATAGACTCTATCCTGAACTCTTCACAGCTATATAGTAAAGAACTAATGGCGTTAGATAACATCAACATCATGGCCTATGAAGATGATGAAGAACATGAAGCTGATGAGATTGGAAATGAAGGCGCAAAAGTTATTGTTCTTCCAGTAAAAGGCACCATGCTCAAATATGGAACATTGTGCAGCTATGGAATGGATGAAATCGCGTATTACACTAAGTATTTTGCGGCCAAAGAAAATGTTTCTGCCCTCGTTCTTGATATCGATTCTGGTGGCGGCGCTGTAAATGCAGTTCCTCCTATGTTAGAGGCTATCGATTTTGTAAAGTCCATTGGCAAGCCCATTGTTGCGCATTGTGACGCTGCATGTTCAGCAGCTTATTGGACAGCTTCCGCGTGTGATTACATATTCGCTAACAACGATGTATCGTCGGTATTCGGATCTATTGGTGTGATGCTTTCCTTTATCGACATGGTCCCGTATTACGAAGCTATGGGAGCAAAATTCCATGAAGTTTATGCTCAACAGTCAACCGAAAAGAATCTGGCGTTCCAAAACCTATTGAAGGGTGAATATGATCAGATCAAGGAAGAAATGCTTAATCCATTGGCAATTAAGTTCCAAAATGCTGTCAAGATGAACCGACCAAAGCTGAACCTCGAAATTCCAGGCATCCTATCCGGTTCCACATATCAAGGCAGTAAATCTGTTGAGGCAGGACTTGCAGATAGAATTGGGACGTTGACCGATGCAATCAACTATGCTTCGGTGATGGCCTGGGAGAAGAGTAATTAA